A genomic window from Thunnus thynnus chromosome 12, fThuThy2.1, whole genome shotgun sequence includes:
- the LOC137194621 gene encoding tripartite motif-containing protein 16-like encodes MAQQGAQLDGAKFCCSICLDLLKDPVAIPCGHSYCMSCIKSFWDGEDERKIYSCPQCRQTFTPRPVLMKNTMLADLLEELKKTGLQAAPADHCYAGPEDVACDVCTGRKLKAVKSCLNCLASYCEKHLQPHYESAPLKKHKLVDPSKKLQENICSRHDEVMKMFCRTDQQSICYLCSVDEHKGHDTVSAAVERTERQRELEVSRQNIQQRIQDREKDVKLLQQEVEAVSRSADKAVEDSEKIFTELIRLIQKRSSDVKQQIRSQQETEVSRVKELQEKLEQEITELKRKDADLKQLSHTEDHNQFLHNYPSLSQLSEPTDSSSINIRPLRYFEDVTAAVSELRDQLQDILREKWTNISLAVTEVDVLLSEPEPKTRAEFLKYACEITLDPNTAHRNLTISEGNRKAMPTGLHSYSSHPDRFTNTCQVLSRESLTGRCYWEVEWSGRRVYAAVTYKNISRTGDESRCGHNDKSWALDCYTDGYNFVFNKVSTPVSGPRSSRLGVYLDHRAGILSFYSISETMTLLHRVQTTFTQALYAGLWFHYMGDTAEVCKLK; translated from the coding sequence atggcgcagCAAGGAGCTCAGCTGGACGGAGCAAAATTCTgctgttcgatctgtctggatctactgaaggatccggtggctattccctgtggacacagctactgcatgagctgtattaaaagcttctgggatggagaggatgagaggaagatctacagctgccctcagtgcagacagaccttcacaccgaggcctgtcctgatgaaaaacaccatgttagcagatttattggaggagctgaagaagactggactccaagctgctcctgctgatcactgctatgctggacctgaagatgtggcctgtgatgtctgcactgggaggaagctgaaagctgTCAAGTCCTGTCTGAATTGTCTggcctcttactgtgagaaacaccttcaACCTCACTATGAATCTGCcccattaaagaaacacaagctggtcgacccctccaagaagctccaggagaacatctgctctcgtcatgatgaggtgatgaagatgttctgccgtactgatcagcagagtatctgttatctctgctctgtggatgaacataaaggccacgacacagtctcagctgcagtagaaaggactgagaggcagagagagctcgaggtgagtcgacaaaacatccagcagagaatccaggacagagagaaagatgtgaagctgcttcaacaggaggtggaggccgtcagtcgctctgctgataaagcagtggaggacagtgagaagatcttcactgagctgatccgtctcatccagaaaagaagctctgatgtgaagcagcagatcagatcccagcaggaaactgaagtgagtcgagtcaaagagcttcaggagaagctggagcaggagatcactgagctgaagaggaaagacgctgatttgaagcagctctcacacacagaggatcacaaccagtttctacacaactacccctcactgtcacaactcagtgaacctacagactcatccagcatcaatatccgtcctctgagatactttgaggatgtgacagcagctgtgtcagagctcagagatcaattacaggacatcctgagggagaaatggacaaacatctcactggcagtgactgaagtggacgttttactgtcagaaccagaacccaagaccagagctgagttcttaaaatatgcatgtgaaatcacactggatccaaatacAGCACACAGAAATCTGACAatatctgaggggaacagaaaagcaatgCCAACAGGTCTACATTCttattctagtcacccagacagattcactaaTACAtgtcaggtcctgagtagagagagtctgactggacgttgttactgggaggtggagtggagtgGGAGACGAGTTTATGCAGCAGTcacatacaagaatatcagcagaacaGGAGATGAATCAAGATGTGGACACAATGACAAATCTTGGGCTTTAGATTGTTACACTGATGGTTATAATTTTGTGTTCAACAAAGTCTCAACTCCCGTCTCAGGTCCTCGTTCCTCCAGACTAGGAGTGTatctggatcacagagcaggtattctgtccttctacagcatctctgaaaccatgaccctcctccacagagtccagaccacattcactcaggctctctatgctggactttggTTTCATTATATGGGAGACACAGCTGAGGtctgtaaactcaaatag
- the LOC137194618 gene encoding tripartite motif-containing protein 16-like, which produces MAQQGAQLDGAKFCCSICLDLLKDPVAIPCGHSYCMSCIKSFWDGEDEKKIYSCPQCRQTFTPRPVLMKNTMLADLMEELKKTGLQAAPADHCCAGPEDVACDFCTGRKLKALKSCLNCLASYCEKHLQPHYDAAPLKKHKLVDPSKKLQENICSRHDEVMKMFCRTDQLCICYLCPVDEHKGHDTVSAAVERTERQRELEVSRQKIQQRIQDREKDVKLLQQEVEAVSRSADEAVEDSEKIFTELIRLIQKRSSDVKQQIRSQQETEVSRVKELQEKLEQEITELKRKDADLKQLSHTEDHNQFLHNYPSLSQLSEPTDSFSINIRPLSYFEDVTAAVSELRDQLQDILREKWTNISLTVTEVDVLLSEPEPKTRARFLKYTCEITLDPNTAHTSVLLSEGNRKAKVMVQIQSYSSHPDRFTRWWQVLSRESLTGRCYWEVEWSGRRVYVAVAYKNISRKGNESKCGHNDKSWALDCYTDGYNFVFNKVSTRVSGPGSSRVGVYLDHSAGILSFYSVSETMTLLHRVQTTFTQPLYAGLWFGQFGDTAEFCKLK; this is translated from the coding sequence atggcgcagCAAGGAGCTCAGCTGGACGGAGCAAAATTCTgctgttcgatctgtctggatctactgaaggatccggtggctattccctgtggacacagctactgcatgagctgtattaaaagcttctgggatggagaggatgagaagaaaatctacagctgccctcagtgcagacagaccttcacaccgaggcctgtcctgatgaaaaacaccatgttagcagatttaatggaggagctgaagaagactggactccaagctgctcctgctgatcactgctgtgctggacctgaagatgtggcctgtgatttctgcactgggaggaagctgaaagctcTCAAGTCCTGTCTGAATTGTCTggcctcttactgtgagaaacaccttcaACCTCACTATGATGCAGCtccattaaagaaacacaagctggtcgacccctccaagaagctccaggagaacatctgctctcgtcatgatgaggtgatgaagatgttctgccgtactgatcagctgtgtatctgttatctctgccctgtggatgaacataaaggccacgacacagtctcagctgcagtagaaaggactgagaggcagagagagctcgaggtgagtcgacaaaaaatccagcagagaatccaggacagagagaaagatgtgaagctgcttcaacaggaggtggaggccgtcagtcgctctgctgatgaagcagtggaggacagtgagaagatcttcactgagctgatccgtctcatccagaaaagaagctctgatgtgaagcagcagatcagatcccagcaggaaactgaagtgagtcgagtcaaagagcttcaggagaagctggagcaggagatcactgagctgaagaggaaagacgctgatttgaagcagctctcacacacagaggatcacaaccagtttctacacaactacccctcactgtcacaactcagtgaacctacagactcattcagcatcaatatccgtcctctgagctactttgaggatgtgacagcagcagtgtcagagctcagagatcaactacaggacatcctgagggagaaatggacaaacatctcactgacagtgactgaagtggacgttttactgtcagaaccagaacccaagaccagagctagATTCTTAAAATATAcatgtgaaatcacactggatccaaacacagcacacacatctgtgttattatctgaggggaacagaaaagcaaaagTAATGGTTCAAATACAGTCttattctagtcacccagacagattcactcgATGGTggcaggtcctgagtagagagagtctgactggacgttgttactgggaggtggagtggagcgGGAGACGAGTTTatgtagcagtcgcatacaagaatatcagcagaaaagGAAATGAATCAAAATGTGGACACAATGACAAATCTTGGGCTTTAGATTGTTACACTGATGGTTATAATTTTGTGTTCAACAAAGTCTCAACTCGcgtctcaggtcctggttcctccagagtaggagtgtatcTGGATCACAgtgcaggtattctgtccttctacagcgtctctgaaaccatgactctcctccacagagtccagaccacattcactcagcctctctatgctggactttggTTTGGTCAGTTTGGAGACACAGCTGAGTtctgtaaactcaaatag
- the LOC137194623 gene encoding tripartite motif-containing protein 16-like translates to MAQQGAQLDGAKFCCSICLDLLKDPVAIPCGHSYCMNCIKGFWDGEDEKKICSCPQCRQTFTPRPVLMKNTMLADLLEELKKTGLQAAPADHCYAGPEDVACDVCTGRKLKALKSCLNCLASYCEKHLQPHYESAPLKKHKLVDPSKKLQENICSRHGEVMKMFCRTDQQSICYLCPVDEHKGHDTVSAAAERTERQRELEVSRQNIQQRIQDREKDVKLLQQEVEAVSRSADKAVEDSEKIFTELIRLIQKRSSDVKQQIRSQQETEVSRVKELQEKLEQEITDLKRKDAELKQFSHTEDHNQFLHNYPSLSQLSKPTDSSSINIRPLRYFEDVTAAVSELRDQLQDILREKWTNISLTVTEVDVLLSGPEPKTRAEFLKYTCEITLDPNTAHTYVLLSEGNRKAATTGLQSYSSHPDRFTRWRQVLSRESLTGRCYWEVELSGRVYVAVAYKNISRTGNKSKCGHNDKSCALDCYTDGYNFVFNKVSTPVSGPGSSRVGVYLDHRAGILSFYSISKTMTLLHRVQTTFTQPLYAGLWLCYYGATAEFCKLK, encoded by the coding sequence atggcgcagCAAGGAGCTCAGCTGGACGGAGCAAAATTCTgctgttcgatctgtctggatctactgaaggatccggtggctattccctgtggacacagctactgcatgaacTGTATTAAAGGTTTCTGGGATggagaggatgagaagaaaatctgcagctgccctcagtgcagacagaccttcacaccgaggcctgtcctgatgaaaaacaccatgttagcagatttactggaggagctgaagaagactggactccaagctgctcctgctgatcactgctatgctggacctgaagatgtggcctgtgatgtctgcactgggaggaagctgaaagcctTAAAGTCCTGTCTGAATTGTCTggcctcttactgtgagaaacaccttcaACCTCACTATGAATCTGCtccattaaagaaacacaagttggtcgacccctccaagaagctccaagagaacatctgctctcgccATggtgaggtgatgaagatgttctgccgtactgatcagcagagtatctgttatctctgccctgtggatgaacataaaggccacgacacagtctcagctgcagcagaaaggactgagaggcagagagagctcgaggtgagtcgacaaaacatccagcagagaatccaggacagagagaaagatgtgaagctgcttcaacaggaggtggaggctgtcagtcgctctgctgataaagcagtggaggacagtgagaagatcttcactgagctgatccgtctcatccagaaaagaagctctgatgtgaagcagcagatcagatcccagcaggaaactgaagtaagtcgagtcaaagagcttcaggagaagctggagcaggagatcactgatctgaagaggaaagacgctgaactgaagcagttctcacacacagaggatcacaaccagtttctacacaactacccctcactgtcacaactcagtaaacctacagactcatccagcatcaatatccgtcctctgagatactttgaggatgtgacagcagctgtgtcagagctcagagatcaactacaggacatcctgagggagaaatggacaaacatctcactgacagtgactgaagtggacgttttactgtcaggaccagaacccaagaccagagctgagttcttaaaatatacatgtgaaatcacactggatccaaacacagcacacacatatgtgttattatctgaggggaacagaaaagcagcaacaacaggTCTACAATCttattctagtcacccagaTAGATTCACTCGATGGcgtcaggtcctgagtagagagagtctgactggacgttgttactgggaggtggagttgAGCGGGAGAGTTTatgtagcagtcgcatacaagaatatcagcagaacaggaaataaatcaaaatgtggACACAATGACAAATCTTGTGCTTTAGATTGTTACACTGACGGTTATAATTTTGTGTTCAACAAAGTCTCAACTcccgtctcaggtcctggttcctccagagtaggagtgtatctggatcacagagcaggtattctgtccttctacagcatctctaaaaccatgactctcctccacagagtccagaccacattcactcagcctctctatgctggactttggCTTTGTTATTATGGAGCCACAGCTGAGTtctgtaaactcaaatag